One Amycolatopsis thermophila DNA segment encodes these proteins:
- a CDS encoding roadblock/LC7 domain-containing protein encodes MTTPQPQNQFGWLVNDFAERVPGVAHAVVVSADGLLLTASNRLPLDRADQLAAVASGLVSLTQGAARCFEAGAVNETVVEMELGIMILMSISDGSCLAVLAAPNCDIGQVAYEMTMLVDRVGQILTPELRAQLQGAGGALIGEPVG; translated from the coding sequence ATGACCACGCCGCAGCCACAGAACCAGTTCGGATGGCTGGTCAATGATTTCGCCGAGCGTGTGCCTGGCGTGGCGCACGCGGTGGTCGTTTCGGCCGACGGCCTGCTGCTGACCGCTTCGAACCGGTTGCCGCTCGATCGCGCCGACCAGCTCGCCGCGGTGGCGTCCGGCCTCGTCAGCCTGACCCAGGGCGCGGCGCGGTGCTTCGAGGCCGGTGCGGTGAACGAGACCGTCGTGGAGATGGAACTCGGGATCATGATCCTGATGTCCATCAGCGACGGCTCGTGCCTGGCCGTCCTGGCCGCCCCGAACTGCGACATCGGCCAGGTCGCCTACGAGATGACCATGCTGGTCGACCGGGTGGGCCAGATCCTCACCCCCGAACTGCGGGCTCAGCTGCAGGGTGCCGGTGGCGCCCTGATCGGCGAGCCGGTGGGATGA
- a CDS encoding DUF742 domain-containing protein, translating into MTTGSESGSPGGGEPEPTFADVMNSFSLDSGRGRRKRKKSREPRPEPAPAEAPEVPQAEQAPPAPQPPPSPAPAPAPQPEYPAPPAGPFDSSPGTGFFEPVQPAQAADPAPPFRREEPEIHPAEETAVVRPYALTGGRTKARVALELETLVSVQDAVLARLDAGALTVQFEHRSIMEECRTPRSVAEIAALLRVPIGVARVLISDAADAGLVTVHRTVSTNDDAEAHLMLMERVLSGLRRL; encoded by the coding sequence ATGACCACGGGATCCGAGAGTGGCTCCCCGGGCGGCGGCGAACCGGAACCGACGTTCGCCGACGTGATGAACAGCTTCAGCCTGGACTCCGGGCGTGGCCGTCGCAAGCGCAAGAAGTCGCGCGAACCGCGGCCCGAACCGGCCCCGGCCGAGGCCCCCGAGGTTCCGCAGGCCGAGCAGGCGCCGCCGGCGCCACAGCCGCCGCCGTCACCGGCGCCGGCACCCGCCCCGCAGCCGGAGTACCCGGCGCCGCCGGCGGGCCCGTTCGACTCCTCGCCGGGCACCGGGTTCTTCGAGCCCGTCCAGCCCGCCCAGGCCGCGGACCCGGCGCCGCCGTTCCGGCGCGAGGAGCCCGAGATCCACCCTGCCGAGGAGACCGCCGTGGTGCGCCCGTACGCGCTCACCGGCGGCCGCACCAAGGCCCGGGTCGCACTGGAACTGGAGACGCTGGTCTCCGTCCAGGACGCCGTCCTCGCCCGGCTCGACGCCGGTGCGCTGACGGTGCAGTTCGAGCACCGCTCGATCATGGAAGAATGTCGGACACCGCGGTCGGTCGCGGAGATCGCAGCGCTGCTGCGGGTCCCGATCGGCGTGGCCAGAGTCCTCATCAGCGACGCCGCCGATGCTGGTCTGGTCACCGTGCACCGCACGGTGTCGACCAACGACGACGCCGAGGCGCATCTCATGTTGATGGAAAGGGTGTTGAGTGGACTCCGTCGGCTTTAA
- the icmF gene encoding fused isobutyryl-CoA mutase/GTPase IcmF, with the protein MNASLHRPVHPVRFVTASSLFDGHDASINIMRRILQSQGAEVIHLGHNRSVDEVVTAAISEDAHGVAISAYQGGHVEYFSYLVELLNERGAGHIKVYGGGGGVIVREEIELLHSRGVARIFSPDDGLQLGLPGMINLMISECDYDLAEVPAGSDDDLLAGDVRALARFITQLQAGSVPADRLARVTEAAKARTVPVLGITGTGGSGKSSLTDELLRRFRLDQEDKLRIAVLAVDPTRRRGGGALLGDRIRMNGLDGSQVYFRSMATRQAAGEVPEGLDEAVLACKAAGYDLVIVETPGIGQGDAGIVDHVDYSLYVMTPEFGAASQLEKIDMLDFADAVAINKFERRGAEDARRDVARQLVRNREQFGASPEDMPVFGTSAARFNDDGVTALYQFLRDELAERGLSVSAGQLPKVETKVSTGATVVIPASRERYLADIAATVRGYHEKTREQVAAVRKVDQLTAAKDALAAEGADTGPIEALLAKAESEVDSSVAGLLERWGELSESYRQEELVVRIRDKELRTQLWRETLSGNRIPRVALPRYTDRGELLSFLRREHLPGYFPYTAGVFPFKREGEDPARMFAGEGDAFRTNRRFKYLSADSEAKRLSTAFDSVTLYGHDPDTRPDIYGKIGTSGVSIATLEDMKALYDGFDLTAPNTSVSMTINGPAPTILAFFLNTAIDQRMDAFRAEHGREPTPEEAAELREWTLHQVRGTVQADILKEDQGQNTCIFSTEFSLRMMADIQEWFIEHGVRNFYSVSISGYHIAEAGANPISQLAFTLANGFTYVESYLARGMKVDDFAPNLSFFFSNGMDAEYSVLGRVARRIWAVAMKERYGANERSQKLKYHVQTSGRSLHAQEMSFNDIRTTLQALCALYDNANSLHTNAYDEAITTPTESSVRRAMAIQMIINKEWGLSKNENPLQGSFIIDELTDLVEEAVLAEFDRMAERGGVLGAMETGYQRGKIQDESMLYERLKHEGTLPIVGVNTFRNPHPEEDEVEVELARATEEEKQSQLTRLADFQQRHSREAQEALRALREAATRGENLFGVLMDAARVCSLGQITDAFFEVGGQYRRNI; encoded by the coding sequence ATGAACGCCTCACTGCACCGGCCCGTGCACCCCGTGCGGTTCGTCACCGCCTCGAGTCTGTTCGACGGGCACGACGCTTCGATCAACATCATGCGGCGCATCCTGCAGTCGCAGGGTGCGGAGGTCATCCACCTCGGGCACAACCGGTCGGTGGACGAGGTCGTGACGGCCGCGATCAGCGAGGACGCCCACGGCGTCGCGATCAGCGCCTACCAGGGCGGCCACGTCGAGTACTTCAGCTACCTGGTGGAGCTGCTGAACGAGCGCGGCGCCGGGCACATCAAGGTGTACGGCGGCGGGGGCGGCGTCATCGTGCGCGAGGAGATCGAGCTGCTGCACTCGCGTGGCGTCGCGCGCATCTTCTCCCCGGACGACGGCCTCCAGCTGGGCCTGCCCGGGATGATCAACCTGATGATCTCCGAGTGCGACTACGACCTGGCCGAGGTGCCGGCCGGGTCGGACGACGACCTGCTCGCCGGGGACGTCCGGGCGCTGGCGCGGTTCATCACCCAGCTGCAGGCCGGCAGCGTCCCGGCGGACCGGCTCGCGCGCGTCACGGAGGCGGCCAAGGCGCGCACGGTCCCGGTCCTGGGCATCACCGGCACCGGTGGTTCGGGCAAGTCGTCGCTGACCGACGAGCTGCTCCGGCGGTTCCGGCTGGACCAGGAGGACAAGCTGCGCATCGCGGTGCTGGCGGTCGACCCGACCCGCCGCCGCGGCGGTGGCGCGCTGCTGGGCGACCGGATCCGGATGAACGGGCTGGACGGCTCGCAGGTCTACTTCCGGTCGATGGCCACTCGTCAGGCCGCGGGCGAGGTGCCCGAGGGCCTGGACGAGGCCGTGCTGGCGTGCAAGGCCGCGGGCTACGACCTGGTGATCGTCGAGACGCCGGGCATCGGGCAGGGCGACGCCGGGATCGTGGACCACGTCGACTACTCGCTGTACGTGATGACGCCGGAGTTCGGCGCCGCGTCGCAGCTGGAGAAGATCGACATGCTCGACTTCGCCGATGCGGTGGCGATCAACAAGTTCGAGCGCCGCGGCGCCGAGGACGCGCGCCGCGACGTCGCGCGCCAGCTGGTGCGCAACCGCGAGCAGTTCGGTGCCTCGCCGGAGGACATGCCGGTGTTCGGCACCAGCGCCGCGCGGTTCAACGACGACGGCGTGACGGCGCTGTACCAGTTCCTGCGCGACGAGCTGGCCGAGCGGGGCCTGTCGGTGTCGGCGGGGCAGCTGCCGAAGGTGGAGACCAAGGTCTCGACGGGCGCGACGGTCGTCATCCCGGCGTCGCGCGAGCGGTACCTGGCCGACATCGCCGCCACCGTCCGCGGCTACCACGAGAAGACGCGCGAGCAGGTCGCCGCCGTGCGCAAGGTCGACCAGCTGACCGCCGCGAAGGACGCCCTCGCCGCCGAAGGCGCGGACACCGGGCCGATCGAGGCGCTGCTGGCGAAGGCGGAGTCCGAAGTGGACTCCTCGGTGGCCGGTCTGCTGGAGCGCTGGGGCGAGCTGTCCGAGTCCTACCGGCAGGAGGAGCTGGTCGTCCGCATCCGGGACAAGGAACTGCGCACCCAGCTGTGGCGCGAAACCCTGTCCGGCAACCGGATCCCGCGCGTGGCGCTGCCGCGCTACACCGACCGCGGCGAGCTGCTGTCGTTCCTGCGCCGCGAGCACCTGCCCGGCTACTTCCCCTACACCGCGGGCGTTTTTCCGTTCAAGCGCGAGGGCGAGGACCCGGCCCGCATGTTCGCCGGGGAGGGCGACGCGTTCCGCACCAACCGCCGGTTCAAGTACCTGTCCGCCGACTCCGAGGCCAAGCGGCTGTCGACGGCGTTCGACTCGGTGACCCTCTACGGGCACGACCCGGACACGCGGCCGGACATCTACGGCAAGATCGGCACCTCGGGTGTGTCGATCGCGACGCTGGAGGACATGAAGGCGCTCTACGACGGGTTCGACCTGACGGCGCCGAACACCTCGGTCTCGATGACGATCAACGGCCCGGCGCCGACGATCCTCGCGTTCTTCCTCAACACCGCGATCGACCAGCGGATGGACGCCTTCCGCGCCGAGCACGGGCGGGAGCCGACGCCCGAGGAGGCCGCGGAGCTGCGCGAGTGGACGCTGCACCAGGTGCGCGGCACGGTGCAGGCCGACATCCTCAAGGAGGACCAGGGCCAGAACACCTGCATCTTCTCCACCGAGTTCTCGCTGCGGATGATGGCCGACATCCAGGAGTGGTTCATCGAGCACGGGGTGCGCAACTTCTACTCGGTGTCGATCTCGGGCTACCACATCGCCGAGGCGGGGGCGAACCCGATCTCGCAGCTGGCGTTCACGCTGGCCAACGGGTTCACCTACGTCGAGTCGTACCTGGCGCGCGGCATGAAGGTCGACGACTTCGCGCCCAACCTGTCGTTCTTCTTCTCCAACGGCATGGACGCCGAGTACTCGGTGCTGGGCCGGGTCGCGCGCCGCATCTGGGCGGTGGCGATGAAGGAGCGCTACGGCGCCAACGAGCGGTCGCAGAAGCTCAAGTACCACGTGCAGACGTCGGGCCGGTCGCTGCACGCGCAGGAGATGAGCTTCAACGACATCCGCACCACGCTGCAGGCGCTGTGCGCGCTCTACGACAACGCGAACTCGTTGCACACCAACGCCTACGACGAGGCGATCACCACGCCGACGGAGAGCTCGGTGCGGCGCGCGATGGCCATCCAGATGATCATCAACAAGGAGTGGGGCCTGTCGAAGAACGAGAACCCGTTGCAGGGTTCGTTCATCATCGACGAGCTGACCGACCTGGTCGAGGAGGCCGTGCTGGCCGAGTTCGACCGGATGGCCGAGCGCGGCGGTGTGCTGGGCGCGATGGAGACCGGCTACCAGCGCGGCAAGATCCAGGACGAGTCGATGCTGTACGAGCGGCTCAAGCACGAGGGCACGCTGCCGATCGTCGGGGTGAACACATTCCGCAACCCGCACCCCGAGGAGGACGAGGTCGAGGTCGAACTGGCGCGCGCCACGGAGGAGGAGAAGCAGTCGCAGCTGACGCGGCTGGCCGACTTCCAGCAGCGGCACAGCCGGGAGGCCCAGGAGGCGCTCCGGGCGCTCCGCGAGGCCGCCACCCGCGGCGAGAACCTGTTCGGCGTGCTGATGGACGCCGCGCGGGTCTGCTCGCTCGGGCAGATCACCGACGCGTTCTTCGAAGTCGGCGGCCAGTACCGGCGCAACATCTAG
- a CDS encoding LLM class F420-dependent oxidoreductase has protein sequence MEFGISTFITDEGIRPGALGRALEERGFDSLLLAEHSHIPVSRESPYPGGGDLPRVYYRTLDPFVALTAVAAETTDLLLFTGVALLVQRDVIHTAKEVASLDLLSGGRVAFGVGVGWNREEMRNHGTDPRTRGALIDEQIQALKAIWTQDEAEFHGKHVDFDPIWQWPKPVQRPHPPIYVGGESEAALNRLAKHADGWMPRSHTPAAEIQRVRAWLAEQGRTDVPFTVFGAGRSEEALAGYAEAGVERVTFMLGTRPESETLAKLDELAALAEGYR, from the coding sequence ATGGAGTTCGGGATCTCGACGTTCATCACCGACGAAGGCATCCGCCCCGGCGCGCTGGGCCGTGCGCTGGAGGAACGCGGCTTCGACTCGCTGCTGCTGGCCGAGCACTCGCACATCCCGGTCAGCCGGGAGAGCCCCTATCCCGGCGGCGGTGACCTGCCGCGCGTCTACTACCGCACCCTCGACCCGTTCGTCGCCCTCACCGCGGTCGCGGCCGAGACGACCGACCTGCTGCTGTTCACCGGTGTCGCCCTGCTGGTCCAGCGGGACGTCATCCACACGGCCAAGGAGGTCGCGAGCCTCGACCTGCTCTCCGGCGGGCGCGTGGCCTTCGGCGTCGGCGTCGGGTGGAACCGCGAGGAGATGCGCAACCACGGCACCGACCCGCGCACCCGCGGCGCCCTGATCGACGAGCAGATCCAGGCGCTCAAGGCGATCTGGACGCAGGACGAGGCCGAGTTCCACGGCAAGCACGTCGACTTCGACCCGATCTGGCAGTGGCCCAAACCGGTGCAGCGCCCGCACCCGCCGATCTACGTCGGCGGCGAGAGCGAGGCCGCGCTCAACCGGTTGGCCAAGCACGCCGACGGCTGGATGCCGCGGTCGCACACGCCGGCGGCGGAGATCCAGCGCGTCCGGGCGTGGCTGGCCGAGCAGGGCCGCACCGACGTGCCGTTCACCGTGTTCGGCGCCGGGCGCAGCGAAGAGGCCCTCGCCGGGTACGCCGAGGCCGGTGTCGAGCGCGTGACGTTCATGCTGGGCACCCGGCCCGAGTCGGAGACCCTGGCCAAGCTGGACGAACTCGCCGCACTCGCGGAGGGCTACCGGTGA
- a CDS encoding LLM class F420-dependent oxidoreductase produces MKLGISTFVTDESARPDVLAKAVEERGFDALFLAEHSHIPVNRQTPYPPGGDMARAYYRALDPFVALTAAAAATSTVKLGTGIALLIQRDVLHTAKSVASLDLLSGGRFLFGVGVGWNREEMRNHGTDPRTRGALLDEQIQALRTIWTRDEAEFHGAHVDFDPVFQWPKPARPVPVYIGGNSAPALERAKRLEAGWLPNALRDPDAARAQVTQAGSVPVTATSAPPDPALLDAYAEAGAERVTLGLPASSEGDTLRRLDALAALAPRFA; encoded by the coding sequence GTGAAACTGGGCATCTCCACGTTCGTCACGGACGAGAGCGCGCGCCCCGATGTGCTGGCCAAGGCGGTCGAGGAGCGCGGGTTCGACGCGTTGTTCCTCGCCGAGCACTCGCACATCCCGGTCAACCGCCAGACGCCGTACCCGCCCGGCGGCGACATGGCGCGAGCCTACTACCGCGCGCTCGACCCGTTCGTCGCGCTGACGGCGGCCGCGGCGGCGACCTCGACGGTGAAGCTGGGCACCGGCATCGCGCTGCTGATCCAGCGGGACGTCCTGCACACCGCGAAGTCGGTCGCGAGCCTGGACCTGCTCTCCGGTGGCCGGTTCCTGTTCGGCGTCGGCGTCGGCTGGAACCGGGAGGAAATGCGCAACCACGGCACCGATCCCCGCACCCGCGGTGCTCTGCTGGACGAGCAGATCCAGGCGCTGCGGACGATCTGGACGCGGGACGAGGCCGAGTTCCACGGCGCGCACGTCGACTTCGACCCGGTCTTCCAGTGGCCCAAGCCGGCCCGCCCGGTGCCGGTCTACATCGGCGGCAACAGCGCGCCGGCGCTGGAGCGGGCGAAGCGCCTGGAGGCCGGCTGGCTGCCCAACGCCCTGCGCGACCCGGATGCGGCGCGGGCCCAGGTCACGCAGGCCGGTTCGGTCCCGGTGACGGCCACGTCGGCGCCGCCGGACCCGGCGCTGCTGGACGCCTACGCGGAGGCGGGTGCGGAGCGGGTGACGCTCGGGTTGCCGGCCTCGTCGGAGGGCGACACGTTGCGCCGCCTGGACGCGCTGGCGGCGCTGGCCCCGCGCTTCGCCTGA
- the kstR gene encoding cholesterol catabolism transcriptional regulator KstR: MAGKAKTSTQPKTGMSALSSDELGSAAQRDRRRRIIDATLALAAKGGYDAVQMRAVAEKADVALGTLYRYFPSKIHLLVSGLAREFERAHEKLQRSSIPGDTPSERLIFVLSRNTRMMQRDPHLTEAMVRAFMFADTTAAAEVEQVGRLLESMFARAMGIEEPTEHDRAVFHLIADVWMANLVAWVTRRASAADVANRLELSVHLLLDNTR; this comes from the coding sequence ATGGCCGGGAAAGCGAAGACGTCCACCCAACCCAAGACCGGGATGAGCGCGCTGTCCAGCGACGAGCTCGGGTCCGCCGCCCAGCGGGACCGGCGCAGGCGCATCATCGACGCGACCCTGGCGCTGGCCGCCAAGGGCGGGTACGACGCCGTGCAGATGCGGGCCGTGGCCGAGAAGGCCGACGTGGCGCTGGGCACCCTCTACCGGTACTTCCCGTCCAAGATCCACCTCCTGGTGTCCGGTCTGGCCCGCGAGTTCGAGCGCGCCCACGAGAAGCTGCAGCGCTCGAGCATCCCCGGCGACACGCCCAGCGAGCGGCTCATCTTCGTGCTCAGCCGCAACACGCGGATGATGCAGCGCGACCCGCACCTGACCGAGGCGATGGTGCGCGCGTTCATGTTCGCCGACACCACCGCCGCCGCCGAGGTCGAGCAGGTCGGGCGGCTGCTGGAGAGCATGTTCGCCCGCGCGATGGGCATCGAGGAGCCGACCGAGCACGACCGCGCGGTGTTCCACCTCATCGCCGACGTGTGGATGGCGAACCTGGTCGCGTGGGTCACGCGCCGGGCGTCGGCCGCCGACGTCGCCAACCGGCTGGAGCTGTCGGTGCACCTGCTGCTGGACAACACGCGCTGA
- a CDS encoding acyl-CoA dehydrogenase, whose protein sequence is MSVLTAQQRALAETIRSVGRTREDLAAIGVFGIGVPEELGGAGGTVADAAVAVEEAAAALVPGPVFGTVLAALLLGRQGGSPVAKELLPAFADGSASAGVALSPGGPVLDADATHVLVADGARWGISDSGAAAVESFDLSRAFGTVPGSAGADFEGPVRAYAATLAAAEAAGIARWCLETAAGYAKVREQFGRPIGSFQAVKHLCAEMLCRAELAGALAWDAARAAGESPEQHEFAAAVAAAGALDAAVDTAKDCIQVLGGIGFTWEHDAHRYLRRAVSLRQWLGGSAAWRREAASLALRGRRRRLAVDLSEHFDPDVRATVEEIAALPAAEQRARLATSGYLMPHWPAPYGLDATPAQQLVIDAELARAGVTRPDLVIGAWAVPTLLEHGTDEQRHRFAMPTLRGELSWCQLFSEPGAGSDLASLRTRATKVDGGYVLSGQKVWTSLAREADWGICLARTDLDAPKHRGITYFLVDMASPGIEIRPLREITGVERFNEVFLDDVFVPEENVVGEVNGGWRLARTTLANERVAMSGGSSVGEAVEELLAGVDDPDPAVLERLGALVAEGSACALLDLRSTLRRLAGQDPGAESSVRKLIGVRHRQAAAETALDLLGPAGVLVTDGTAAAQHEFLLTRCLSIAGGTTQILLSVAAERLLGLPRS, encoded by the coding sequence ATGTCAGTCCTGACCGCGCAGCAGCGCGCACTGGCCGAGACGATCCGCTCCGTCGGCCGCACCCGCGAGGACCTGGCCGCGATCGGCGTGTTCGGGATCGGGGTGCCCGAGGAGCTGGGCGGCGCGGGCGGGACGGTCGCCGACGCGGCCGTGGCCGTCGAGGAAGCGGCCGCCGCGCTGGTGCCCGGCCCGGTCTTCGGCACCGTCCTGGCGGCTCTGCTGCTGGGCCGCCAGGGCGGATCACCGGTGGCGAAGGAGCTGCTCCCGGCCTTCGCGGACGGGTCGGCCAGCGCCGGGGTGGCGCTGTCGCCCGGCGGACCGGTGCTCGACGCCGACGCCACGCACGTGCTGGTCGCCGACGGTGCCCGCTGGGGCATCAGCGACTCCGGCGCGGCCGCCGTCGAGTCGTTCGATCTGTCCCGCGCCTTCGGAACCGTGCCTGGCAGCGCGGGTGCGGACTTCGAGGGACCGGTCCGGGCGTACGCGGCGACCCTGGCGGCGGCCGAGGCGGCGGGGATCGCGCGGTGGTGCCTGGAGACGGCTGCCGGCTACGCCAAGGTGCGCGAGCAGTTCGGCCGTCCGATCGGGTCGTTCCAGGCGGTCAAGCACCTGTGCGCGGAGATGCTGTGCCGGGCCGAGCTGGCCGGCGCGCTCGCGTGGGACGCGGCGCGGGCCGCCGGGGAGTCGCCGGAGCAGCACGAGTTCGCCGCGGCGGTCGCGGCGGCCGGGGCGCTCGACGCGGCCGTGGACACCGCGAAGGACTGCATTCAGGTGCTCGGTGGAATCGGTTTCACCTGGGAGCACGACGCGCACCGCTACCTGCGCCGCGCGGTGTCGCTGCGGCAGTGGCTCGGCGGTTCCGCCGCGTGGCGGCGGGAGGCCGCTTCCCTCGCGCTGCGAGGGAGGCGTCGTCGTCTGGCCGTCGACCTGTCGGAGCACTTCGATCCCGACGTGCGGGCGACGGTGGAGGAGATCGCGGCGCTGCCGGCCGCGGAACAGCGGGCGAGGCTGGCCACGTCGGGTTACCTCATGCCGCACTGGCCCGCCCCGTACGGCTTGGACGCGACACCCGCGCAGCAGCTGGTGATCGACGCCGAGCTGGCACGGGCGGGGGTGACGCGACCCGATCTGGTGATCGGCGCGTGGGCCGTGCCCACCTTGCTGGAGCACGGCACCGATGAGCAGCGGCACCGGTTCGCGATGCCGACCCTGCGCGGCGAGCTGAGCTGGTGCCAGCTGTTCAGCGAGCCCGGCGCCGGGTCCGACCTGGCCTCGCTGCGCACCCGCGCCACCAAAGTGGACGGTGGGTACGTGTTGTCCGGGCAGAAGGTCTGGACCTCGCTCGCGCGCGAGGCGGACTGGGGCATCTGCCTGGCCCGCACCGATCTGGACGCGCCGAAGCACCGGGGCATCACCTACTTCCTGGTCGACATGGCTTCACCCGGCATCGAGATCCGGCCGCTGCGGGAGATCACCGGCGTCGAGCGGTTCAACGAGGTCTTCCTGGACGACGTGTTCGTGCCGGAGGAGAACGTGGTGGGCGAGGTGAACGGCGGCTGGCGGCTGGCGCGGACGACGCTGGCCAACGAACGCGTCGCGATGAGCGGCGGCTCGTCGGTCGGAGAGGCGGTCGAGGAGCTGCTGGCCGGCGTGGACGATCCCGATCCGGCGGTGCTGGAGCGGCTCGGCGCGCTCGTCGCGGAGGGGTCGGCGTGCGCGCTGCTCGACCTGCGCTCGACCCTGCGCCGGCTGGCCGGCCAGGACCCGGGCGCGGAATCCAGCGTGCGCAAGCTGATCGGCGTCCGGCACCGGCAGGCCGCGGCGGAGACCGCCCTGGACCTGCTGGGACCCGCAGGTGTCCTGGTCACCGACGGTACGGCCGCCGCGCAGCACGAGTTCCTGCTCACGCGTTGCCTGAGCATCGCCGGCGGCACCACGCAGATCCTGCTGTCCGTGGCCGCGGAACGCCTGCTGGGGCTGCCTCGATCCTGA